DNA sequence from the Dreissena polymorpha isolate Duluth1 chromosome 3, UMN_Dpol_1.0, whole genome shotgun sequence genome:
CGTtcatatgcaaaaatatgtttGAACGCCTATATTGTGTACAGTGATTTCGGGATTGATTTTAATAAGAACTTAAGCTAAAATTGAACTCTCATGaaaattgttaattgttttaagGTTATTGCACAGTTCAGACCGTATAATTACAAAGGCGCGCTTCTCAATTAATACAATGCAAGTTAACCAACGATGTTGACATTATGCAAAACTGGAAACTTATTTTAAACGACATACATTCGGCACAGGTGGCAAAACTTTTCGAAGCATTTGTCTTATGAGATTCTATATACATAGTTAAACGTAGCGTTCACAAATGCATAAGAATATGTAGTCAACCCTAGCAACATGCACTCCATGCACAATTGGGTCTTGCATTGACTAGATAATCTGCTACCATCTTGATAAAAACTGTTGCAATTATCAATGAGCATATTGATGGACGTAACCCCAACGGTGCAACGTCTCTGTCTGTTACTGATTAAATACAGTCGTGTCCGGTAATTTTGAACGTCCGGAAATATTGCGTACTTTAGTTTGTCATGTTTTTGCAATGCTTCCATTGTACTTACATTTACTTTTGTGGTTACTTTTTTTGACCGATGTGATGATAGAATTACAGTATCAACGCCATTCTTTAAAGCAATTTAAAAATTTTCATTCTGTCTTTCTTATAATTATTCACTTTCTAAATAATGGTAAAATAAGAACATCTATTTGATAATAATGGTATTTTTTTCTGACACCGTTGTGTTATCTGAGTTGTAAGCAGGGAATGTTTGCCTCCAGAGATCGACCTTTTACCATTAAATCCAAGTCATGTTTTCAATGCCCGTCACACCCAAACATCGCATTTTTTCCCCATGGGAAGTCTagtatacacaaatatataaaatgattaaacaTAACGATTACTGCATAACTTGTCAAGTCATTCACGcagttattggcgtcgcactggagtgcggcgactagtatgtaatgcgtttttttttcgcttatgggaggagaagttattttacggatcaatgtatatatttttattttaagaatatcttgcatagtggtgattttttgtgtaaataagtgtaaataagtactgcatttgtgccttttacatttattacaacatttattgccaataatgcaaagctaattgtttttattaataactgatcacaggggaaacatcacagggactgggcaaatacgcgaaactttctggttttatttaaaaaaacaaaacataatcaaaatatatttattttgtgttttttctaacaatagcgcagacttttgctgttcgaatgctggttaacgcgtattttcttcaattttacaaggcgacagcgattacacggtttattgcttaattgataaccgttacactacagtcacttattaagtcagtaggtgcctagtgagatcgggaatagtccgtcgatatcgccgtattcggaaagcgtttcggttATAAGCGACATCTACGGTTAAGTCCGGAAAtgatactaaatacacgaaataaatttgtattttttattttagagcTAAATTTGCTTATctttttaagatttaataactatacaatacaaatttaagttaaattaattcgtttcataatatatttgtgttcatgacgtcacggttgttgacaaattcttagcaaaatgaaagagcgaaataaaagcgagcgatttgcaaaattgaaaaagaagcaaacaccaaTCGACAAcattgtgttcgataacaatttttctttttaccgagctctgcgatggcgatttgtgtgaaaatgactcacgtaaaagctattcgcatttgctaaatggcgtgaaaagagtaagcagaagtgggtgggggaatggaagaagattgattgactcgttgagctggaggttttgctaaacaaattacagtatggtcagttttgtaatctgtgtcccattcctttgacaatgtataacattgttggcgaactacaaaatggccgcAGTGGTTATTTgaacgttgtttgtgaaaaccctgactgtagagaagtcaaccgtgttgcttatggaaagcagcaccatctcaagatcaggggaatgccatgctttgacgtaaataccaagcttggaacaggtatgcatgtcttcatttttcaacctgccatttctatcaatgtttaatcattgtacaattgccattgatctttggacttctttcagaccccttaaaattccaagtgtcattcccagtgaatatttgtttatcgtgtaatatataaggaaacattccggtgttcAACATATTCAgtttttaaatttagtttcgcatttgtgttgttaaatccaattgattgctcattcatgctatttaataatgtaatgatgatacgaatggattctatgaaaatacattgtgacgtcatttgtaaaataactacggccttatttcgttttcatgttcttatcattttcaattctcttttcagcaaagaaagtcagtttgggcaggccggtgaaggtaaataacttcctaaccactctaaacataacgcttattgccaATAGAAAtgttaagaagatggaggctcgtgctgggaaggccatcaagaaaatctcaactgcgtcgtctaacaaggctgccattgatgcttatgagaaagaaatggagtaagtgtaaaaactaacttttaatacaatgttattgactattctggtgccaaattttagtattttttctcattaactgtcttcttattttatattccagatgaacatgaaacatgtaataataattgttttattagaggcactgtgttcatagtttggtaaaattacattttttttaacgatttttggttagaaccccagggcaggcaaattattaaaaatatttgtgattgtaattataaatattaaaagctattccaaatattacaattttttaaaagtttcattactttaagtaataaatcttatgaaggagcatatgtatattaaaattctgagctattcatataaatggtgaagtCTTTCCACAAGCGATAATTtaagttcaacgacttgtcaatatgtaatgtgcttgttgtgctgaaaattgatttttctcataaccaacgatcatataaggcgtcagaatgaaacttaaatgggaattataaaattcatgaaataagcattgtgtgaatttaattttgtatttcagttcgaggtacagtaatgcctgatattactcatATTGCTGCTGttcatttgaagacgggttttaagttctcgacatatgtgaagacaacagtgccaatttcttccgaagctcagaaagtgttTGGCATTTCTGTTGATGATCATGTAaaaatgcgtgtaaatggtggaagtgttgatagggTTTCAATTAAAACTtatctacatgattgtatgatgtggcttgcaaagtgtcccagagccatttttgttgctcataatgggcgcaggtttgattttccggttttggtaagtgcattgctgaacacacactgttttgaaacgttttgtaattgtgtacgCAGTTTTGTTGAAAgttttgccggttttcaaaaatcgtatcctggacagtcacacaaacaggaagatctagtgaacgtgtacttaaggcaacctgcaacgcccacagttctcctgatgatgttgaagcactgggatctttgcttaaaacatgtaaaattactgacaatatggcccacatcttaaCTGTAACTGCAATcaataattcagtttgtttaagtcatgaaaagccttaaaggcaaagaacattagattgttagacgtgctgttgcatagaggaactctaaagcgaccaacagatGAAAACATTTCGGGATATGGACTGGcgttgtgtcatttgaaagccatattttctagttccggagaggatgactttagggatactttcattgttaaaaacaatgagggactaccaaaagtcacaaacgcaaattttttttttatctgaagtggtccctaaaatcggtcagtttttcagtgacgaaaagtgacggaacgagataatatggctttcaaatgacacgcggtcagtcaaaatcacgcaatggcttaaTACTGAttctaaattatgtacatctagttgtcattaatctggctgtttttattaaaatataagttgtatattattgtgctacatgtttaaagaaacatgataacttatacatctttatgctacgtaatattggaacaactttgacattttgtgttgaactgcgcctgtattcatatgttgccttttgactttagcttagtttaagattgtattattagctcggctgttttcggagaaaactccgaaGTATTttcatagcctcttcgtcgtccgccgtccgacgtccgccgtcgtgctgaaacctttacattggctctaaaattaaagtgcttccacctacaactttgaaacttcatatgtacatgcaccttgatgagttctacacgccacacccatttttgggtcactaggtcaaaggtcaaggtcacagtgacctctaatataaaactttaactttgcctctaatatcatagtgcttccacctactactttaaacttcatatgtacatgcaccttgataagttctacatgccacatccatttttgggtcactaggtcaaaggtcaaggtcactgtgacctctaatataaaactttaacgttgcctctaacatcacagtgcttccacctacatttttgaaacttcatatgtacatgcaccttgatgagttttacacgccactcccatttttgggtcactaggtcaaaggtcaaggtcacagtgacctctaatataaaactttaactttgcctctaacagcatagtgcttccacctacaactttgaaactttatatgtacatgaatcttgatgagttatacacacCACACCCGtgttttggtcactaggtcaaaggtcaaggtcactgtgacctctaatataaaactttaactttgcctctaacatcacagtccttccacctacaactttgaaacttcatatgtagatgcacctt
Encoded proteins:
- the LOC127871237 gene encoding uncharacterized protein LOC127871237 → MYNIVGELQNGRSGYLNVVCENPDCREVNRVAYGKQHHLKIRGMPCFDVNTKLGTAKKVSLGRPVKVNNFLTTLNITLIANRNVKKMEARAGKAIKKISTASSNKAAIDAYEKEMDSRYSNA